A window of Streptomyces armeniacus contains these coding sequences:
- a CDS encoding ATP-binding protein, whose amino-acid sequence MANHGGERAGQLVGRERELAALREVLAEHRLATVAGRAGVGKSRLAGDALAGLPDAPWQRVVRVVWEGCGPGEPGALAAAVSRSLAEPRRHPEAVGTGAGVRELARLLRGSETLLLLDDIDPVREECTGLVQSLLSAVPGLRVLVTSRQPLGLGEEHVLSLPPLSTEPPEAQSGDAPAVRLFLDRAAEAGHRVDRVDLPHVAAICRSLEGVPLSVELAAEQTSRHRLDDLAKQLERQQCWLSSSRPARPRHRSLRCAVSVSYMLCERTLRTVWARVSAVAGPFNESTAVHLCASGTVAGHQVPACLARLAALGVLVPVRDPGGLRQPRYRMVRAARDFGVERLKEAGEHAEAVQRRAERCRQVAALAERLWSSGSQPQAVHLVQEEQEELRAVLLHALDDPGQADVALDIVTNLWFWWVVYGRAQEGLDHLLPLLPLCPRDNPPTRSLWLAAWLTAPSDPDGARELLGRAWSTAILDGDDATLGRIAHVQGALALHRHDERAAAEHFHEAARTIPYRAIGGPSATLSLAAMALAQTGFDPRAARKSARRALTRRGIRADAWTCFVARYAMAYVDHRLGRHGRAWRRAQRALASLDGSLPAPYGTEALRRLTADIETSRRSSLLLRSVPLSCAVIPLPEPAGT is encoded by the coding sequence TTGGCGAATCATGGTGGTGAGAGAGCCGGACAGCTGGTCGGCCGGGAACGGGAACTGGCCGCCCTCCGGGAGGTGCTGGCGGAGCACCGGCTGGCGACCGTGGCCGGAAGGGCCGGGGTGGGCAAGAGCCGCCTCGCCGGCGACGCGCTCGCCGGGTTGCCGGACGCGCCGTGGCAGCGCGTGGTCCGCGTCGTCTGGGAAGGCTGCGGGCCGGGTGAACCGGGCGCGCTGGCCGCGGCGGTGAGCCGGTCCCTGGCCGAACCGCGACGGCACCCGGAGGCGGTGGGAACGGGCGCGGGCGTAAGGGAGTTGGCGCGGCTGCTGCGCGGCAGCGAAACGCTTCTGCTGCTCGACGACATCGATCCCGTACGGGAGGAGTGCACGGGTCTGGTGCAGAGTCTCCTCTCGGCGGTGCCCGGTCTGCGGGTGCTGGTGACCTCCCGGCAGCCGCTGGGGCTCGGCGAGGAGCACGTACTGTCACTGCCTCCGCTGAGTACGGAGCCGCCCGAGGCGCAGAGCGGCGACGCACCGGCCGTGCGGTTGTTCCTGGACCGGGCCGCCGAAGCGGGCCACCGCGTCGACCGCGTCGATCTGCCGCACGTGGCGGCGATCTGCCGGTCCCTGGAGGGGGTCCCGCTCTCGGTCGAACTGGCCGCCGAGCAAACGTCACGTCACCGCCTCGACGACCTCGCGAAGCAACTCGAACGGCAACAGTGCTGGCTGAGCAGCTCACGCCCGGCGCGCCCCCGGCACCGCTCGCTCCGGTGCGCGGTCAGCGTCAGCTACATGCTGTGCGAGCGCACGCTGCGCACCGTATGGGCCCGGGTCAGCGCCGTCGCCGGCCCGTTCAACGAGTCCACCGCCGTGCACCTGTGCGCGAGCGGAACCGTGGCCGGGCACCAGGTGCCCGCATGCCTGGCGCGGCTGGCCGCGCTGGGGGTCCTGGTGCCCGTACGCGATCCCGGCGGGCTCCGTCAGCCGCGCTACCGGATGGTGCGGGCCGCGCGGGACTTCGGCGTCGAACGGCTCAAGGAAGCGGGCGAACACGCGGAGGCCGTCCAGCGGCGCGCCGAGCGTTGCAGGCAGGTCGCCGCCCTCGCGGAGAGGCTGTGGAGCTCGGGCTCCCAGCCGCAGGCCGTACACCTCGTACAGGAGGAGCAGGAGGAACTCAGGGCCGTTCTGCTGCACGCCCTCGACGACCCCGGGCAGGCCGACGTCGCCCTCGACATCGTCACGAACCTCTGGTTCTGGTGGGTGGTGTACGGCAGGGCGCAAGAAGGGCTCGACCACCTGCTGCCCCTGCTGCCGTTGTGCCCGAGGGACAATCCGCCCACGCGCAGCCTGTGGCTGGCCGCCTGGCTGACCGCTCCCTCGGACCCGGACGGCGCGCGGGAGCTGCTGGGCCGCGCGTGGTCGACCGCCATACTGGACGGAGACGACGCCACCCTCGGCCGCATCGCCCACGTGCAGGGGGCGTTGGCACTGCACCGGCACGACGAGCGGGCGGCAGCCGAGCACTTCCACGAGGCCGCCCGTACGATCCCGTACCGCGCCATCGGCGGACCGTCCGCCACACTGAGCCTGGCGGCCATGGCACTTGCCCAGACCGGCTTCGACCCGCGTGCCGCGCGCAAGTCGGCCCGCCGCGCGCTGACCCGGCGCGGCATCCGCGCCGACGCCTGGACGTGCTTCGTCGCGCGGTACGCCATGGCCTACGTCGACCACCGCCTCGGCCGGCACGGCCGGGCCTGGCGCCGGGCACAGCGGGCGCTCGCCTCGCTCGACGGTTCGCTGCCCGCGCCGTACGGCACGGAAGCGCTGCGCCGGTTGACGGCCGACATCGAGACGAGCCGCCGCAGCTCGCTCCTCCTGCGCTCCGTACCGCTGTCGTGCGCGGTGATACCGCTGCCGGAACCCGCCGGCACCTGA
- a CDS encoding ABC transporter permease — protein sequence MSTATEHRAAGAAAPARPAAYASRGPRLSGLVWLVWRQHRAAYWTLLAVTALALAWIGYERTGMMDFLETHGWPRTMPNGVEGQASDFGRVSTALGALPILLGVFIGAPLLAGDLENGTAKLVASQSVSRVRWVAAKLGITALVIAVCTVALSVAFGWWWSPVREEVAIMDWSSGSAFDNTGPVPVALTLFTVMGGVAIGMLLRRTLLSMVVTFGFAVAVQLVWSHFRLDLGRVVTVTTDKGVGDNAYPEVPRAATTIDQSYITGSGDLVGWSTCAEAAPGKAHDACLRKEDIVGWSVDYLPISQMSGMQWFGASLLFALTAALAAFVFLWSRKRLA from the coding sequence ATGAGCACCGCGACCGAGCACCGCGCGGCCGGCGCCGCCGCGCCCGCCAGGCCCGCCGCGTACGCCTCCCGCGGGCCCCGGCTCAGCGGGCTGGTCTGGCTGGTCTGGCGCCAGCACCGTGCCGCGTACTGGACGCTGCTCGCCGTCACGGCCCTCGCTCTGGCGTGGATCGGCTACGAACGCACCGGCATGATGGACTTCCTCGAGACCCACGGCTGGCCCCGCACGATGCCAAACGGTGTCGAAGGGCAGGCGTCCGACTTCGGCCGTGTCTCCACCGCCCTGGGCGCACTCCCCATCCTGCTGGGCGTCTTCATCGGCGCCCCGCTGCTCGCCGGCGACCTGGAGAACGGCACCGCCAAGCTCGTCGCCTCCCAGTCCGTCAGCCGCGTCCGCTGGGTGGCGGCCAAGCTCGGGATCACCGCGCTGGTGATCGCCGTGTGCACGGTGGCGCTCTCGGTCGCGTTCGGCTGGTGGTGGAGTCCGGTCCGCGAGGAAGTCGCGATCATGGACTGGTCCTCCGGCTCCGCGTTCGACAACACCGGGCCCGTGCCCGTCGCGCTCACCCTGTTCACCGTCATGGGCGGCGTGGCCATCGGGATGCTCCTGCGCCGCACGCTGCTCTCCATGGTCGTCACCTTCGGCTTCGCCGTCGCCGTCCAGCTCGTCTGGTCCCACTTCCGGCTGGACCTCGGCCGCGTCGTCACGGTCACCACGGACAAGGGCGTCGGCGACAACGCGTACCCCGAAGTGCCCCGCGCCGCCACCACGATCGACCAGTCGTACATCACGGGTTCGGGGGATCTCGTCGGCTGGAGCACCTGCGCCGAAGCGGCGCCGGGGAAGGCACACGACGCCTGCCTGCGGAAGGAGGACATCGTGGGCTGGTCGGTGGACTATCTGCCGATCTCGCAGATGAGCGGGATGCAGTGGTTCGGGGCGTCGCTCCTGTTCGCACTGACCGCCGCCCTCGCCGCGTTCGTCTTCCTGTGGAGCCGCAAGCGCCTCGCCTGA
- a CDS encoding ABC transporter ATP-binding protein: MHVSNAMDAGGSPQEPAVEARGVGKRYRRGRALSDCSFRVPAGRVCGLVGPNGAGKTTLLAIAANLLEPSDGTLTVFGAAPESAEAGRRTAFLAQEKPLFRRFTVAETLRLGRELNPGWDQRAAENIVRSGNVPMEAKIGTLSGGQRTRVAFALAFGKRPDLLLLDEPMSDLDPLVRHELMGTLMAEAAEHGTTVLMSSHMLSELENICDFLLVISSGGLRMAGDVDELRNAHVMLHGARGDESRTGAPAELDGHTVVECRTSGRQITALIRPGGPVTGQWQVDSPNLEELLLAYLRSPDAPPLVTPEAQVPGQAQGTGGVRAVAA, from the coding sequence ATGCACGTGAGTAACGCCATGGACGCCGGAGGGAGTCCGCAGGAGCCGGCCGTGGAGGCGCGCGGGGTGGGCAAGAGGTACCGGCGCGGCCGGGCGCTCTCGGACTGCTCGTTCCGGGTGCCCGCCGGCCGCGTCTGCGGGCTCGTGGGCCCCAACGGGGCGGGCAAGACGACGCTGCTGGCGATAGCCGCCAACCTGCTGGAGCCCTCGGACGGCACCCTCACGGTGTTCGGCGCGGCGCCGGAGTCCGCGGAGGCGGGGCGGCGTACGGCCTTCCTCGCCCAGGAGAAGCCGCTGTTCCGCCGCTTCACCGTGGCCGAGACACTGCGCCTGGGCCGCGAACTGAACCCCGGCTGGGACCAGCGGGCCGCCGAGAACATCGTCCGCTCCGGCAACGTGCCCATGGAGGCGAAGATCGGCACGCTGTCCGGCGGGCAGCGCACCCGGGTCGCCTTCGCGCTCGCCTTCGGCAAGCGGCCCGACCTGCTGCTCCTGGACGAGCCGATGTCGGACCTCGACCCGCTGGTGCGCCACGAGCTGATGGGCACGCTGATGGCCGAGGCCGCCGAACACGGCACGACCGTGCTGATGTCGTCCCACATGCTCTCCGAACTGGAGAACATCTGCGACTTCCTCCTCGTCATCTCCTCCGGCGGCCTGCGCATGGCCGGCGACGTGGACGAACTCCGCAATGCCCACGTGATGTTGCACGGCGCCCGCGGCGACGAGAGCAGGACGGGCGCCCCGGCGGAACTCGACGGCCACACCGTCGTCGAGTGCCGTACGAGCGGCCGCCAGATCACAGCGCTCATCCGGCCCGGCGGCCCGGTCACCGGCCAGTGGCAGGTCGACAGCCCCAACCTGGAGGAGCTGCTGCTGGCCTACCTGCGCTCCCCCGACGCCCCGCCCCTGGTCACCCCCGAGGCGCAGGTGCCCGGCCAGGCGCAAGGCACCGGTGGCGTACGGGCGGTGGCGGCATGA
- a CDS encoding GntR family transcriptional regulator: protein MEYRIDRRGGTAAYQQIVQQTKQALRLGILVPGDRLPTAKEVAETCAVNPNTTLKAYRELEREGLVEPRPGLGTFVRRSLARPQAGAGSPLREELREWMARAREAGLEREDVAALVASVLEERFAGTTAAATAAAGTAESQESRDARE from the coding sequence GTGGAGTACCGCATCGACAGACGCGGGGGGACCGCCGCCTACCAGCAGATCGTCCAGCAGACCAAGCAGGCGCTGCGGCTGGGCATTCTCGTGCCCGGCGACCGGCTGCCCACCGCCAAGGAGGTCGCCGAGACCTGTGCGGTCAACCCGAACACCACGCTCAAGGCGTACCGGGAGCTGGAGCGCGAGGGCCTGGTCGAACCACGGCCCGGCCTGGGCACCTTCGTACGCCGGTCACTGGCCCGCCCGCAGGCGGGCGCCGGCTCACCGCTGCGCGAGGAGCTGCGGGAGTGGATGGCGCGGGCACGCGAGGCGGGCCTGGAGCGGGAGGACGTGGCCGCGCTGGTCGCGTCGGTCCTGGAAGAACGGTTCGCCGGTACGACGGCGGCAGCCACGGCGGCAGCCGGAACAGCGGAAAGTCAGGAGTCGAGGGATGCACGTGAGTAA
- a CDS encoding helix-turn-helix domain-containing protein yields MTVRPPSRSRASSASSWYWWARSRKVVGSAARVLLGDQPVTRVAHLVGYAGPSAFVEAFRKEYGHTPGRHADRAGYISPVSPADTSRASERAYRERADSTL; encoded by the coding sequence ATGACCGTACGGCCGCCGTCGCGCAGCCGGGCCAGCAGCGCCAGCAGCTGGTACTGGTGGGCGAGATCGAGGAAGGTGGTGGGCTCGGCCGCACGCGTACTGCTCGGCGACCAGCCCGTCACCCGGGTCGCGCACCTCGTCGGATACGCCGGCCCGTCGGCGTTCGTCGAGGCCTTCAGGAAGGAGTACGGGCACACCCCGGGCCGCCACGCGGACCGCGCCGGTTATATCTCCCCTGTATCTCCCGCTGATACTTCTCGTGCGTCGGAGCGCGCGTACCGGGAGCGTGCCGATTCCACGCTGTGA